GCGCAGCCGGGTCATGCGTTCGAGCATGAGGCTGCCGATGGCAAAGAGATCGCCCTCGAGATCGCCGGGAAGCTGCGAGAGTACGCCGCGCAGTTCGAGCGCGCCACAGTAGTGTTGGGCGGTAGCGACGATCAACGCTTCCTTGTTCCCGAAATGCCGGAAGAGCGTGGCTTCGTTCACGCCCGCCGTCTCGGCGATTTCGCGCGTGGTCGCGCCTCGTTTACCCTTGCGCGCCATAACCTCGCGCGCCGCGGCGAGAATCCGCTCGCGCGTCTCCTCCGGTGCGGTCTTGCCCGAATCGATGCCGTGTTCGTCGATCATGGCTGCGCGAACACCGCGCCGCTGACCGCGATATTGGTGCGGTACGTGGCGAAATACGAGTCGGCTACGGCACGAACGTGCGGGATGTCGATCGTTGCGTGTTGTGCCGAGATCACATCGTAACCGCCTTCCTTACGATAGGCTTGCGACATGGCGATGACGCCGCCGCTGGTGTAGTGCCACTCCATACGCACCAGTTCGTAATTCGAGGGATCGACGAATGCGGTGGTGTGATCGAGAATCGAGCTGTGAATTTTCTTGGTCATCGTCAGCACCAGCATGGGCCGTCCGCCGAGCACGGTCGTGCCCGAGTA
Above is a genomic segment from Candidatus Dormiibacterota bacterium containing:
- a CDS encoding helix-turn-helix domain-containing protein, yielding MIDEHGIDSGKTAPEETRERILAAAREVMARKGKRGATTREIAETAGVNEATLFRHFGNKEALIVATAQHYCGALELRGVLSQLPGDLEGDLFAIGSLMLERMTRLRDMIRWSLVEDDYEQSIFSKATWRPQEAIHTLLNEYMQGRVASGDLVGNPGELALLYMGMIFAHVMSRKKFPEMALYADPDRAIKYFIDVFLNGVRSK